In Janibacter alkaliphilus, the following proteins share a genomic window:
- a CDS encoding Asp23/Gls24 family envelope stress response protein encodes MADGDGGPDQPATDDLSQDTPDNELRHRGTLDVRVAAIRRIAERASLDVAGTVRRSSTLGRLRGTAAPHADVRVSDRTARIELRVACAWPAPVSSIATEVRDTVLRETSRLSGVPVTTVDVTAVAVSPDDQTSRRTVA; translated from the coding sequence GACCTGTCCCAGGACACGCCGGACAACGAGCTGCGCCACCGCGGGACGCTCGACGTCCGCGTGGCCGCGATCCGACGGATCGCCGAGCGGGCCAGCCTCGACGTCGCCGGCACCGTGCGGCGCTCCAGCACCCTGGGTCGGCTGCGTGGGACCGCCGCACCGCACGCCGACGTCCGGGTCAGCGACCGCACCGCCCGCATCGAGCTGCGCGTCGCCTGCGCCTGGCCGGCACCGGTGAGCAGCATCGCCACCGAGGTGCGCGACACCGTCCTGCGCGAGACCTCCCGGCTCAGCGGCGTGCCCGTGACCACCGTCGACGTGACCGCCGTCGCGGTCTCCCCCGACGACCAGACCTCGAGGAGGACCGTCGCATGA